From a region of the Primulina eburnea isolate SZY01 chromosome 7, ASM2296580v1, whole genome shotgun sequence genome:
- the LOC140836650 gene encoding ycf3-interacting protein 1, chloroplastic-like, producing MGVYGMSRPPWLTVPSCFNQRSSPPVCLFNLPFTRSIGGSRRRNRSISGLVFVNKEDTLSTPVTAEEQTEEDGDPDPQDLEYVSKIKSILELLKKNRDMLFNEVKLTIMIEDPRDVERRRLLGIDDENAPTRDDLADALVQVNEGKIPKNSLALQMLAEEMIQWPDLEVEAPKKKPSKSLYAKVTDTGVNVKEASKRLNIDWDSAAEFENAETDDLEVPPAVGYGALYLVTAFPVIIGISVVLILFYNSLQ from the exons ATGGGGGTTTACGGTATGTCGCGTCCGCCGTGGCTGACGGTGCCATCATGTTTCAACCAAAGAAGCTCTCCGCCCGTGTGTTTGTTTAACCTCCCCTTTACCAGAAGCATAGGTGGCTCGAGGCGCAGAAATCGCTCCATTTCTGGGCTGGTATTCGTCAACAAGGAAGATACCTTATCCACTCCTGTAACCGCCGAAGAACAAACCGAAGAAGATGGCGACCCAGATCCTCAGGACCTTGAATATGTCTCCAAAATTAAATCA ATTTTGGAGCTTCTCAAGAAAAACAGGGACATGCTCTTCAACGAG GTTAAATTGACTATTATGATAGAAGATCCCAGAGATGTTGAGAGGAGGCGTCTGCTGGGCATTGATGACGAAAATGCTCCGACCAGGGATGATCTGGCAGATGCTTTAGTACAG GTAAATGAAGGAAAAATTCCAAAAAATAGTCTTGCTTTGCAAATGCTAGCTGAGGAAATGATTCAGTGGCCTGATTTGGAG GTTGAAGCGCCAAAGAAAAAACCGAGCAAATCTTTATATGCAAAAGTTACAGATACTGGAGTGAATGTGAAAGAGGCTTCTAAGAGGCTAAATATAGATTGGGATTCAGCTGCTGAGTTTGAAAATGCTGAAACAGATGATTTGGAAGTGCCACCTGCAGTG GGATACGGAGCTCTTTACTTGGTTACGGCGTTTCCCGTCATTATCGGTATCTCCGTTGTGTTGATTCTATTTTACAACTCTCTCCAATAG